One window from the genome of Candidatus Chlorohelix allophototropha encodes:
- a CDS encoding DUF3352 domain-containing protein has translation MSYRKASRFSLFLVALLSLGLLLAACGDNNQTSPAQNSNLGYNSALAANFPGTTSLFVSLNTDQNSAQSLSAKKMIDYISAIPEIQDSLKSLNLASSTTTGQIDFEKDVRPWLGNEAAIGVTDMQKLGKLVGSLGSMTGKSSSSPTPTPNMAMASFDIPLMVAVQVKDKAKADVFVNKLLGSALGGNTSGLNIKPTIETYKDYTIYNLNLFVLQLSVAVGNDKLFLTLGSTAAKNAIDQTAGTSLSANAQYKAVAAKLPTTNLGFMYTDAASASSAMSAIPNMSQSTTSMNKDYLKGMGMAFSAADEGLKVDVYEAYDESKLTPEIKASLSKPAVSGKILEALPEKTFFFANGQDGKSAYDQLNSMLSQMPSDQTKQITDALTKFETNSGLSIQKDIAPLFAGEFAVFAVPSTTDQKVGVGFLTAVTDKASAQASLDKLAAALEKSPDATVKFDQKTFGGVTYKSGVMTPKDTTKNNGKSTTLEMGVAGNYVFISTASDQTEATITSATGGTNFSKGASYAEFTKVKASVPDSNKGYFFVDAQQAFAVAASMPSSPDNAKNQQQLTAISGKLTDLKSVVGGSKSGTTESNSTIYIHFPVK, from the coding sequence ATGTCCTACCGAAAAGCATCTCGCTTTAGCCTGTTTCTGGTCGCGTTACTAAGCCTCGGTCTGCTACTGGCAGCTTGCGGCGATAATAACCAAACCAGTCCGGCTCAAAATTCCAATCTGGGCTATAACAGCGCGTTGGCTGCCAACTTCCCCGGCACTACCTCGCTTTTTGTCAGTCTGAACACCGATCAGAATAGCGCACAATCCCTAAGCGCAAAGAAGATGATAGATTATATTTCGGCAATTCCTGAGATTCAGGATTCGCTCAAGAGTTTAAATCTGGCATCTTCCACCACTACCGGGCAGATTGATTTTGAGAAAGATGTACGCCCATGGCTTGGCAATGAGGCCGCAATTGGTGTGACCGATATGCAAAAGCTAGGGAAACTCGTCGGTAGTCTTGGCAGTATGACCGGAAAATCCAGTAGCAGCCCGACCCCGACCCCCAATATGGCTATGGCTTCGTTTGATATTCCTTTGATGGTGGCAGTGCAGGTAAAAGATAAAGCTAAAGCCGATGTCTTTGTAAACAAGTTACTCGGTTCAGCGCTTGGTGGCAATACCTCCGGTTTGAATATCAAACCGACTATCGAAACTTATAAGGATTACACCATTTACAATCTGAACCTGTTTGTACTCCAGCTTTCGGTGGCGGTAGGAAATGATAAGCTTTTCCTGACGCTTGGTTCTACCGCTGCTAAAAATGCGATAGACCAGACTGCCGGAACTAGCCTTTCCGCGAATGCTCAGTACAAAGCGGTTGCTGCCAAATTGCCAACCACAAATCTCGGCTTTATGTACACAGATGCCGCTAGTGCCTCTAGCGCAATGTCTGCGATACCCAATATGTCCCAGAGCACGACTTCAATGAATAAGGATTACTTGAAGGGCATGGGCATGGCATTTTCTGCTGCCGACGAGGGCTTGAAGGTGGATGTGTACGAGGCTTATGACGAAAGCAAGCTCACCCCTGAGATTAAAGCCTCGTTGAGCAAACCCGCTGTGTCTGGCAAAATTCTTGAGGCGTTGCCAGAAAAGACCTTCTTCTTTGCCAATGGGCAGGATGGCAAGAGCGCGTACGATCAGCTAAATAGTATGTTGTCGCAGATGCCGAGCGACCAGACTAAACAGATTACCGACGCACTTACCAAATTTGAAACTAACTCCGGGTTGAGTATCCAAAAGGATATTGCGCCGCTGTTCGCGGGCGAATTCGCGGTATTTGCCGTGCCTTCTACCACTGACCAGAAAGTGGGCGTTGGTTTCTTGACCGCGGTGACCGATAAGGCTTCGGCACAGGCTTCGCTGGATAAATTGGCGGCGGCGCTTGAGAAATCGCCCGATGCAACCGTCAAGTTCGACCAGAAAACTTTTGGTGGTGTAACCTATAAATCCGGCGTGATGACTCCTAAAGATACCACCAAAAACAACGGCAAATCTACTACTCTAGAAATGGGCGTGGCGGGCAATTATGTCTTTATCAGCACCGCATCTGACCAAACTGAGGCGACTATCACTTCTGCTACAGGTGGTACGAACTTTAGCAAGGGCGCAAGCTATGCCGAGTTCACCAAAGTAAAAGCCAGCGTGCCGGATAGCAACAAAGGCTATTTCTTCGTGGATGCGCAGCAAGCCTTTGCGGTAGCGGCAAGTATGCCATCCTCCCCCGATAATGCTAAAAACCAGCAACAGTTAACCGCAATCAGTGG
- the glsA gene encoding glutaminase A, whose translation MNKQDDRNDLEILVSEMKAIKSPLRRYLNELYAKYKTLDEGKVADYIPELAKAKPDWFSICVVKTNGQVFEVGDSRQDFTIQSMSKPFMYGLALEQHGREFVSTKVGVEPTGEAFNSIILDEASNRPFNPMVNAGAIATAALIRGEDPPTRLNRVLDMFERYTGRKASVDIAVFASEKQTGNRNRAIGYLMLNFGMVPPNLDESLDLYFQQCSLLVNCRDMAVMAATLANNGINPTTGQRAVEAQYIPDILSVMYTSGMYNYAGQWAYSVGIPAKSGVSGGIIGVVPGKLGIAVFSPLLDSQGNSVRGIKVCEQLSRELGLHIFNLSNQQSELLD comes from the coding sequence ATGAATAAACAAGACGATCGTAACGACCTCGAAATATTAGTAAGTGAAATGAAAGCCATCAAATCTCCCTTACGCCGCTATCTAAACGAATTGTATGCCAAATACAAAACCTTAGACGAGGGTAAAGTGGCAGATTATATACCCGAACTGGCTAAAGCTAAGCCAGATTGGTTTTCTATTTGTGTGGTAAAAACGAATGGGCAGGTTTTTGAGGTGGGTGATAGTCGCCAGGACTTTACTATCCAATCTATGTCCAAACCATTTATGTACGGGCTTGCGCTCGAACAACATGGGCGCGAATTTGTAAGCACGAAAGTAGGGGTTGAGCCTACCGGTGAAGCTTTCAACTCCATTATTTTAGATGAAGCCTCTAACCGACCTTTCAACCCGATGGTAAATGCCGGAGCAATTGCTACTGCGGCTCTTATCAGGGGCGAGGATCCGCCCACCCGGCTCAACAGGGTGCTTGATATGTTCGAACGCTATACCGGACGAAAAGCAAGTGTGGATATAGCAGTTTTCGCTTCGGAAAAGCAAACCGGGAATCGCAATCGAGCTATCGGTTATTTGATGCTTAACTTTGGAATGGTTCCGCCAAACCTAGATGAGTCACTAGACCTTTATTTCCAGCAATGCTCTTTATTGGTCAATTGCCGCGATATGGCTGTTATGGCTGCAACCCTAGCCAACAACGGGATTAATCCTACCACCGGGCAACGCGCTGTAGAAGCACAGTATATTCCTGATATTCTCAGTGTAATGTACACCAGTGGAATGTATAACTATGCCGGGCAATGGGCTTACAGTGTAGGTATTCCCGCAAAAAGCGGGGTAAGTGGAGGAATAATAGGGGTAGTACCGGGTAAATTAGGGATTGCCGTATTTTCACCGCTCCTTGACTCTCAGGGAAACAGCGTAAGAGGCATAAAGGTATGCGAACAATTATCTCGCGAACTGGGATTGCATATTTTTAATTTGAGCAACCAACAAAGCGAGCTACTGGATTAG
- a CDS encoding MinD/ParA family ATP-binding protein: MGKIISIHSYRGGTGKSNITANLAATVAMQRQRVAIIDTDIQSPGIHILFGMDEDDLSPCLNDFLYGKCSIKEAAHDVTSRLVDSEGTDISGGGKLYLLPSSIKAGDIARILREGYKAHLLNDGLIELIEVLNLDYLFIDTHPGLNDETLLSIAISDDLLLIMRPDRQDYQGTAVTVEVARKLDVENMLMVINKALPEMDFDGLKHSVEEIYKAEVIAVLPSSDDLIRAGSAGLFSLKNPQHPFSQGITAIAARLIRQ; the protein is encoded by the coding sequence ATGGGTAAAATTATTTCGATTCACTCTTATCGGGGCGGCACCGGTAAATCAAATATAACTGCTAATCTGGCGGCTACAGTGGCTATGCAAAGGCAACGTGTTGCTATTATAGATACAGATATTCAATCGCCCGGAATACATATTCTTTTCGGTATGGACGAGGATGATTTATCGCCTTGTCTCAACGATTTTTTATATGGGAAATGTAGTATCAAAGAAGCGGCACACGATGTTACTTCTCGGTTAGTAGATTCGGAAGGGACTGATATATCAGGGGGTGGGAAGCTTTATCTATTGCCGTCCAGCATCAAGGCAGGCGATATTGCCCGAATATTGCGGGAAGGTTATAAGGCGCATTTGTTAAATGATGGGTTAATTGAGTTAATTGAGGTGCTTAACCTTGACTATCTATTCATTGATACGCATCCCGGCTTAAATGATGAAACCTTGCTGTCTATCGCCATTTCAGACGATTTGCTGCTAATTATGAGACCTGACCGACAAGACTATCAGGGAACTGCCGTTACTGTGGAAGTAGCCCGCAAATTGGATGTAGAAAATATGCTGATGGTGATAAACAAGGCGCTGCCAGAGATGGATTTTGACGGTCTAAAACATTCGGTTGAGGAGATTTATAAAGCAGAAGTAATCGCAGTATTACCCTCTTCGGATGACTTGATTCGAGCCGGTAGCGCTGGTCTGTTTAGTCTGAAGAATCCGCAGCATCCTTTCAGTCAAGGAATAACTGCTATTGCAGCGCGACTGATAAGGCAGTAA
- a CDS encoding Crp/Fnr family transcriptional regulator, giving the protein MVKTTEKIEFLRGVGIFGDATDEMLQEMLNLLVDVEVPIGQTIFQKGDLGDSMFIVREGIMRVHIDEHTLGIVEKGNFFGEMAVLDSETRSASITAITNTHLWCLSQQNLYSLMSKRQEVVQGIIQLLCSRLRTRIKTSFDDFQYMQQFSKVINAAIALEDGKYQPEILDGVIQRTDPLGQLARIFGHMAQEVYNREQTLKRQVQELKIEIDQVKLAHQISQITDNDNFSDLQAQARDLRKKRFTSNKQPFETDSLSEL; this is encoded by the coding sequence GTGGTAAAAACAACCGAAAAGATAGAATTTCTTCGGGGAGTGGGTATCTTTGGCGATGCTACCGATGAGATGCTCCAAGAGATGCTGAACCTACTGGTTGATGTGGAAGTGCCTATCGGGCAAACCATTTTCCAGAAAGGAGACCTCGGGGACTCCATGTTTATTGTTCGGGAAGGAATCATGCGAGTCCATATAGATGAACATACCCTCGGTATTGTCGAAAAGGGTAACTTTTTTGGTGAAATGGCGGTGTTGGACTCTGAAACCCGAAGCGCTTCTATTACCGCTATAACAAATACCCATCTTTGGTGTCTGAGCCAACAGAACCTATACTCCCTAATGTCCAAAAGGCAAGAGGTAGTACAAGGAATAATTCAATTGCTGTGTTCGCGCCTTCGCACCCGTATTAAAACCAGTTTTGATGACTTCCAGTATATGCAACAGTTTTCAAAGGTAATCAACGCTGCTATCGCCCTAGAAGATGGCAAATACCAACCTGAGATTCTTGATGGGGTAATTCAGCGCACCGACCCACTAGGACAGCTTGCCCGGATTTTTGGGCATATGGCACAGGAGGTATATAATCGTGAGCAAACTTTGAAACGACAGGTGCAAGAGCTAAAGATAGAAATCGATCAAGTGAAGTTAGCGCACCAAATCAGCCAGATTACCGATAACGATAATTTCAGCGATTTGCAAGCTCAAGCGCGCGACCTTCGCAAAAAAAGGTTCACTTCAAACAAACAACCCTTTGAAACCGATAGCCTGAGCGAGTTATAA